From the uncultured Methanomethylovorans sp. genome, the window CCAGCGTCTGGACCGAATTTATCATCAAGATATAAATCGTCAACTCCAATATAGATCGAAAAATCTGCGTTTTTATTGATCCAATCTATGTAACACAATCCACATGCTCCAAGCAATCTATTATTTTCAAGTTCAATAATAGAAAACATGATGGTTTTAGGATCATTCATAACCATCTTTTCATACCAATTATTTTGGTTTTCCATGCTCAATTCGCGATATTCACGAAAATAACGACGAAATTCTGGCCTATTACGGAATTCTAATAATTGAGGTAAATCAGCACGCTCTATAGCCCGCAGACCAACATAGCAGCCCTTTAACATAATTCCTCCACAAAATCTTTCGCAAAAATGGCATCTCCTTCTGATTTTGAAATTGCCAATGTTTTACCAAGAACTTTATGTAGATTATATGGCTCAATAGCTCCTTTTGGTGCAGGACGGAGAGATTCTAAATCATCCTCTTTAATGCTCTCACCAGCTTTCATATTATGAGTTAACCGTAAGCATCGGCGTTGAACTATTGAAGTTTCCTTTTCATTTAATTCTATACGCTTTATTCCATTACCTAAAGATAATTCCAACTCACGACTTCGGTCAATCATTTCTCTCCAGGTCTTGGGATTCATAGAAAATACATGATCTGGCCCTTCACGCGCATTATTATCAGTAAAATGCTTTTCAATTACTCTTGCACCTAATGTAATCGCTCCAAGAACTGTAGCATGAAGAGGTGTGTGATCTGAAAGACCAAGGATCATACTCGGATATCTGATTGCAAATGCTTCCAGCACTTTAAGATTGATATATTTAAAATTATCAGTAGCTCCAGTATAGTTTGTATTACATTGCAAAAGCATAAGCTGACGATTATATTTTAAAATACAAGCTACAGCACGTTCAACATCATCCATATTTGATGCACCCGTTGCAAGTATCACCGGTTTATTTCTTCTTGCAATATTTTCAATAAAATCGATCCAGGTAATATCTCCTGAACCTATTTTATAAGCTGGGATAAATGGATCAAGCAACTCAACTGCTTCGAGGTCATAAGGTGTTGTAAGGAAATCAATTTTTGCCTTTTTTGCTGTTTTAGCTAATTCTTCAGTCCAATCTCGATTACATTCATATTGTTTGTATACCTCAAAAACAGACTTTTTCCAGGATGTTTGATGACTATTTTTTGTGTCGAGATGTGTAAAACCATAATCACTTACAATTTTATTTGCTTTGAAATGCTGAAATTTAACAGCATCTGCACCTGCCTCTTTAGCAAGCCAAATTAACTCATTAGCACGCTCTATATCTCCGTCATGATTAGAAGCAATATCGGCAATAAAATAAGTAGGTGAGTCAATAGAAATCTCTCTTTTGTTGACATTTATTTGACTATCATACATCATTTCTAAAACCACCTTCATATTCTTCAGTAATACTTGCAATGACTTTATTTAATGTTGGCAACTCATAGCCAAGAATCTTTTCTGCTTTTCCTACATCCAAACCAAGACTCTCTGCTCTGGAGACGGCACCTGTGTCAAAAACACTACCTACTTTAACATTATCTAATGAATAACCCATTTTATGGGCAAGAGCACATATAAATGATTTTTTGCTAAAAACATCCCTGCTTGCTAAATTTAATAACCCATAGGAACGTTTTTCTATTATATCCAATAACGCAGAGGAAAATTGTTTAACATGAATACTTGATGTAAAGTAATCATCAAAAATAGTCATAGGAGATTGATTTTTGAGATTTTGTATTACCCATTCCAGAAATGTTTGTGCTTCAATAGTATTACGGAAACCTACAATATTTGTGCGTATAACCAATGATTTCTGATAAGCCAGGGCAAAGCATTCTGCTGCATATTTGGTTCTTGCATATTCATTTATCAATTGGATTGGATGTTCTTCTGTATGCTTTAAATTGAAATCCCCCGTATAATAGTGATCAGTTGAGATTTGAATAAAATAAATTCCAGTTTTTCGGGATATTTCAGCCATAATAGAAGCAG encodes:
- a CDS encoding GNAT family protein, with the translated sequence MLKGCYVGLRAIERADLPQLLEFRNRPEFRRYFREYRELSMENQNNWYEKMVMNDPKTIMFSIIELENNRLLGACGLCYIDWINKNADFSIYIGVDDLYLDDKFGPDAGSIMARYGFEELGLHRLWAEIYSFDETKKIFFDKIGFKLEGIHRETHWSEGKWHDSLFYSLLNTEYLS
- a CDS encoding N-acetylneuraminate synthase family protein; this translates as MMYDSQINVNKREISIDSPTYFIADIASNHDGDIERANELIWLAKEAGADAVKFQHFKANKIVSDYGFTHLDTKNSHQTSWKKSVFEVYKQYECNRDWTEELAKTAKKAKIDFLTTPYDLEAVELLDPFIPAYKIGSGDITWIDFIENIARRNKPVILATGASNMDDVERAVACILKYNRQLMLLQCNTNYTGATDNFKYINLKVLEAFAIRYPSMILGLSDHTPLHATVLGAITLGARVIEKHFTDNNAREGPDHVFSMNPKTWREMIDRSRELELSLGNGIKRIELNEKETSIVQRRCLRLTHNMKAGESIKEDDLESLRPAPKGAIEPYNLHKVLGKTLAISKSEGDAIFAKDFVEELC
- a CDS encoding SDR family oxidoreductase, translating into MQSLLVGSTGMLGQALMKEMKSRGFEVIGVARSGADISCDIVDEGELSNIISSIKPQLIINSAAIVNLAKCEEKPDCAYLVNARSASIMAEISRKTGIYFIQISTDHYYTGDFNLKHTEEHPIQLINEYARTKYAAECFALAYQKSLVIRTNIVGFRNTIEAQTFLEWVIQNLKNQSPMTIFDDYFTSSIHVKQFSSALLDIIEKRSYGLLNLASRDVFSKKSFICALAHKMGYSLDNVKVGSVFDTGAVSRAESLGLDVGKAEKILGYELPTLNKVIASITEEYEGGFRNDV